tcttttttccttttttcttatctttttttattttttatgtttttatttttttttcgattactGTTTTCTGCCAATCGCCGACCACGATGACGGCCGTCAATCGACCCATAGCGAGGCTCAACCTTGGTTGAGGTCGGCGACCGCGAGCCCGGCCTAGCGCGAGGCCGACAACGCCTAGCCGGGTCTCGATCGAGCCAATAACGGTTTGCTCGGCTAAAGGGGCTTGGCCTTGATCCAAGTCAACGACAGCTTGCCTAGCCTCGGTCGAGGCTAGCGACGCCCGGCCTCGCCCGGCCAGCAACCGGCAAAATGAGAAGAAGGGatactaaaaaaaagaatagaaaaaaaagacaaaaaaaaagaaagtaattaaaaacaatttctctccaaaaaataacaataaaattttcaaattttgaaaaaataaataaataaaatttaaaaataattataaagaaaaaatatgaaaaagagaggagaaatgaaAAGTGAGGAaacgttttcctcttctcaaaagaataaaacattttcctcacttttaaaggagtttttttcataggggaattttttttccaggaCTAGCTTATTTCTGCCCCCCAAACGCTAGAAAATCCTAGCGATAAAGTTTTATGATaagttatttttcgtgaaacaaatggagcctagttaaaaaaatacaagGTACAAAATTCGCAAAATGCAAAAATACCTCGTGGTTtttggtaggggtgagcaaaaaaaaaaaaaaaaaaccagggaTTCACCCGAACCGAAGCAAATCACATCCAACCGGCTAGTTTTGGGTGGTTCCCATCGAGTACCGGCTCGATTCCCGATTTCAATTTGTTGAAACCGGTGGGCATTAGCCCGGTTCTCGATTTCAGGTGGGAATCACTCACCCGGACTAATCGAACCGGATCTATTTATATATGTATAAATATGTGCATATCTGGAACCAACCCATCTCCACCTCAGAAACCTTGTGCGCAATTCTCATCATTGTTgatcatttcttctttcttttgtgttttaAATGTCTGTTTTTGTTCTCTTCGTTGCCTTATAAAATAGAGTCCTTGTCCACACACTCCTGGAGCAAGTATTGAACGAATCAACAACGCCTCCATCACTAGCCCGTGACTTAGCCCTGTGACCTTGATCTGACTCCAGACCATCGTCGGGACGAACACCAACATTCGTGTGGGCTCTAGGAATGACTTCATTGATTCATTCGCGTATagtcttttttaattgatgttggtgctcgGTTCTCGGTAGGATCGGTTCTTTAGACCCACTTGAGAACCGGACCGAGGGGATGGCTTATGATTCTCATTTTGCGGAACCGGTTTCTAACGGGTAGCTCTCGATTCTAGGATGAGAACCACCTATCCTAAAACCGATCACCCTTAATTTGCAGCAATATCTTGATATATCTATTGTACAGCCATAATAAATTATAGAAACATCCGATTTACCAATTATCTATAAAAAGGAATcctctcttgaaaaactttaatCCTCCAACTACCTATTACTAATCCTCAATCTCTCTTTCACCCTTTTACCACGACACGAGTACATCATTTTTTATGACCGTCGGCGTCGACTCGTCACTCGACAACATTGGTAGCAAAACGCAAGAGACTAACAAATGGCGTGATTGTGGCGgccaaaagagaagagagagccAAATTTGGTGGTCTAATTGACCACATTTTTGTCATGGGTGTGGATCAATTGATGATATCTTTGAATTTCGACCATTGGATCATCACATTCACACATTGATGTCCCGTTAGGAGATGTGTTTCTCTCTCGAGAGTTAAGGATTTTGGGGAAGAAAAATCGAGGGCCTGCTATGCCATGTATGGCCCATGGTTCGGCCCAAAACAAATGTCCCCTTCTTGGcccaaaacaaatgaaatatttattctcAATTGGCTTCCAACATTAGatagttggaaaaaaaaaaaaaaggaacaaaaagagaaaattaaaagtgCATTGATAATTCCCAAAATGTCAAAGCTCAATTAGACCCCTCAATGCTTGTTTCTTGACCACCTTCCCATAAATTCCCCTTCCCAATTTCAATGCCTTCTCCATCTCCCCAATCACCCCACCACCACCAAGTCCACCACCACTCCTGCTGCTCAGTTGCTCCACCAACACCTTCAGCACCCTCTCGTCGCTTCCCGTGGCTTCCGCGACGCTGTCCAccaccgcctccgccgccggAATCCGCCTCCCCCACTTCTTCACAGACTTCTCCGACGCGTACGTCTCGCTGTACGCGGCCCAGAACGACGCCCTCAGGTAccccttctctctccccctcgcGTTCCACCTCCTCATGCCTTCCTCCAGTCTGTACACGACCCCTCCCACGTCCATCCCGCCTTCAAGACCCGCCTCGATGTCCCTCAGTTCTTGCTTCGATCGCATCTTCTCCTCAAACTCGCACCGCTTGCAAGAGCAATCGAACCCCCACGGGGCCGCCGCCTCGCGGCGCTTCTTGGGTGGCTGGAGCACGTCGAAGTAGGGGAACGTGAGCTCGTCCCCGGCTTTTACGTCCCGAGAGGTGACGACCATCAGGTGATTCCCCACGTGGAGCCTCCTCGCGTTGGGGCAACATGAGTGGTTGACGAAAGAAGCGAGGAACCACAGCCCCACGCCATAGTAGTCCTTGTTCCTACCCATTACCTTAGCTGAAATCGCATCCTCCACAAGAGAGTTCACATCCAAAATGCCCAAAATCTTGTTCATGTCAAGCTTCTCATTTGGGTAGTCATCTCTCTCACTTGCCTCTGCCCTGAAAATGCTCAGATCTGGAACCTCAAGACCCTCCTCATCTTCCCCTGAAGACAGAGTACTGATCAGGTGACGGGTTCTGCGGCTTTTCGAAACACAGCCCGCTACTCTGTCAATGAAGTTCTTCCACATGACCAATTGCTTGTTCTCCCCCGAGCCCGAATCTTCTCCCATCACTATCCCTCTCTCTATCGCGATAGCTCTGGTGACCAGCACCACAGTCCCGACGTCGATGTTCTTCGTGGCGAACAGCCCCCTCCCGCTTATCTCCGATTTCTTGATCAGCACCGGCCCGATGTACTCTGCAAGCTCGGGAATTTCTCTGTGGAACCCGCTCGCGACCCAGTCAGACAGATCGAAATTGCCTGTCCGGGATTGGTACTCGAGCATCTTGCATTTCTCCAAACACGCATTTAGAGTCCCGCAATTCCCGTTCGCCTGAGCATCCAGCGAAGCCGCCGACTTGAAGCACTCAAGGGCAGCCGAGTACTTGCTGAGGCTGAGCAAGATCTTACCTTTGCAGACCAAGGCTCTGAAATGGGAGCTCTCGATCGCGAGCGCCTCGTCGCAGTCTCTTAGCGCCTCGTCAAGGGATCTCAGCTTCGAACTCGCGTCGGCTCGGTTGGCAAGGGCCAGGCAGAGGGATTTCCGGAGCTTAGAGAATTTGTCCGGGTCCGATGCTCCGTCGGTGCTCGAGAGGTGGACGCGGCAGAGATCAATGAGCTGGGAGTAGAGGCTGGACGACTCGGCCCACTGCTCGCGTAGAAAGAGCTCGTTGGCTTTCGACCTGAGCTCCTGCAAGAGCTCTTCCTCTGCCATGAGCATCTGCTGTTGCTCTTCTCTCGTTGTTGTTCGGTGAAACGGGATCACTGCTGCTGCTGCACAGAGTTTTTCGTGTTGTTCCTGTTGGGGGTTGAGGTTGTGGAGCGAGGACTCTCTTGAAATTTTGGGGTCGGGTCTGCTGTAACGGTCGACATTTGGTTCCATATTCTATGCTTTTCCTTGTCCGACGTTTCTGTAACGCCAACGGCTATCGGGGGATTGTGCTCCTcgtctttattttatttgtttttgctaTTTATTACCATTTGCTTTTTTGCGATAAGATTTGTAACTCGTAATTATCATATTCTACGTAGCCTAGGGGCCTAATGGATGAGATCAGTCGGCACGCCTCGATATTCAATCTCAAGTCTGGTCCGTAATTTCTCGAGCTGAAGTTTTCAGTCAGCTCAAGCACCGATTGTATTTATTCTTAAACACGATTTAAGCTTCGAATTTAATCCGGCGCTAGACCATAATAATGTATTTGATATGTAAATAAATCAGCTACGTCTTGAACGGCTTAATTGGTTCAAACCGTGTGCACAATTAGCAAAACAAGATAGTATTTTCGCGATATTAAGTGCACGAGTCTGTAGAAGATTTGAACTGATAGTAAGGGTCATGGAAATCCCATAACAAGCAGCAAATTACCCGTTCGAAAATTTTAAGGTCtcaaaaatttgactttcatttAAATTTATACTCATGGCCATATTTTTTTTCGGGTGCAAGATATTGGAGTTTCAATCTACTTAGCTAAACATACGTTTGCTTCActgaaaatttcatattgaaaaaatccaataaaaattattttcatttgtttgatgaTTTCGAGAGTGATTTTCTTCTTGTCGAAGGAGGAAGCTATTTTTCCCGATCTAagcttgtttttttcctttcatgaaAAACGTTTTCCATAAATTGGTTACTTTTTCATTGTCAAATTACCGAAAAGTTGGAAACAATTTTCCTCCAAACAAATggaggaaaatttttaaataaggaccgaaattgctctcattttttcaaataaatgcataaAGTGGTCacgattgtttcaaataatggcttaaCCTTGCTAGCTCgtcaagggtatttttgtcacaatacaattttaatttaataaattaagaaatacaaaacctaatttttttaaaaaaaaaaaggaaaacatctcTCACTTGTGGTTGCCGCCCAACAATAGATGGGCCAACGGCGATGGTCGCCCACCGGAGGCGAGGTTCAGAGAGCCACAACCTCTCCCatatctaggcgagggccaacgaccctcacccaagcaagaGGGCTGCCTCTTGCCTGTGCttattttttcttagttttctaatttttagaaaatagataaaggaaaaaaaaaaaatgatgaaaatatccaTAACCAGCTGGTGAGAGGCCCCCTTTTTTACGCTAGCCATTCCGTGCCATTATTCTAAATTGTAtccacttcaaactcttatttgagaaaatgagaataatTATACTATTTAaatacatttatgtcaattttgatggaattgtcacaaaaaaaaaaaaacgaaaagaaatcgattttgaaaattgtcaGTTAATACTAATCAGATATTAAAAGCCTTCACTGTACTCTGTTCTCTTCGGTTCTCTGCTCCCAATTTCACACGAACCGGAGTCATCTAGCACCACCGCCAACACATGGCGGCCGCCACCACTACCAGCGAGCGAACCAGCGCGAAGATCCTGCTCTCTTCGCTTTCGGCCATGGTCGCTGAATCGGCCACATTCCCCATAGACCTCACCAAGACGCGCCTCCAGCTCCACGGCCAGTCCCTcccctcctcctcatcctccactcgccccaccgccaccaccgcctTCCGCGTCGCCGCCGACATCGTCCGCCGGCAGGGTCTTCTCGGCCTCTACCAAGGCCTGTCTCCCGCGATCATCAGGCACCTCTTCTACACTCCGATTAGGATCGTCGGTTACGAGAATCTGAGGAATGCGGTTGATGCGGGCGATcggtccctctctctcctcagcAAGGCTCTCCTCGGCGGAGTTTCTGGAGTCGTAGCTCAGGTAAAATTGCTCGCTCTATCGTATTAATTGGATCGAATGGTGATGAGCTTTCACAAGACGCCTTTCTCTAGCACACACGAGCTCTGACGTGAGCTAGAAACAGATATACTCTGATCAACTGAGAGCTGTTCGATGCTttcagtttaaaaaaaaaatcctgtcTTGTTTTAGACTATTATTCTTATGCTGAACTGTCTCTATGGTCAGCGCTCCTACTAGATGCATTTGTATGGTTGACGATTTTATTCTATCTATAAGCTGTTCAGAAATTTGTGGTGCGATCAGCTCATGGAATTGTCATTTGGGCAAGATTTCATTCGGGATATGCAATGGTTTCAATTTAACTGTGCTTTTCGGTATATGGTTAGTTGTTCAGGTTGTGGCGAGCCCCGCAGATCTTGTCAAAGTGAGGATGCAAGCCGATGGTCGTATGGTTAGCCGCGGTCTTCAACCTCGGTACTCTGGGCCTTTGGATGCTTTCAGGAAGATTGTACGTGAAGAAGGTGTCTCAGGGCTTTGGAGAGGGGTTTTTCCGAATGCGCAGAGAGCATTCCTTGTGAACATGGGGGAATTGGCGTGCTACGATCAGGCTAAGAGATTCGTTATTCAGAATCGAATTGCTGAAGATAATATATTCGCCCACACCTTGGCATCGATCATGTCAGGTCTATCAGCTACAGCTCTGAGCTGTCCAGCTGATGTGGTAAAGACGAGAATGATGAATGAGGCAACATACAAGGACGGTAAAGCAGTGTATCTAAGCTCTTATGATTGCCTGGTGAAGACTGTAAAATTTGAAGGCATAAAAGCTCTTTGGAAGGGCTTTTTCCCGACATGGGCGAGGCTTGGTCCTTGGCAATTTGTGTTCTGGGtttcttatgaaaaatttagaacaaTTGCAGGCATGTCATCTTTCTGATGAATTTGAGCGGTATCTTTTGTCTGCGGTCACTTTGCATTGGGTGCAAGGGTAAAAGTATGGTCAATTTGCCCTAGGTAGTCATAAGTTATCATCACTTGCTCTTCaccttgaaaatttgtctgatGAATTACAGGTGTAGCCAACAAGGCAAGAACAATGTGATAATAATCCATTTCAGGATTGCACTAGGGAAAATGGTGGAGATGGTCATCAATGTTGTTACTTGTTTTTGGCTTTTAAATGGATATTGAGATTCCTCTGTTTGAAATCCCTCTTCTCTCCATATTCCCGACACTAACTTATTACGACTTCTGTCTTGCTTCAAAGACATTTCTTATACGTCAACATATCGATCTCTGTCACCCTTCTCCTGAGACCGAAATTAGAAACTTTAAAATGCTGTTTATCTTATCCAGTCTTTTATCTAAGAGCTGGGATATGCTTTATCCTTTGTTGATTAGGCTATGGTGTGGTAGTACACACGGGTCATAGAATTCAAGACTCCAATTTTAGCATGTGAAGCTCATGCAGTAGTAGTAGTGCCTGAGCATAGCCATTTATTTCCAGACACTATGCAACCTGTTGTTCCGGTGATTGTTTCGGTGTCTTAATTGGTTTCCAGTGTTCTATGAAGTTTCTCGAGTTGTTGGAATGTGATTAAGAGGATTCTGTTAGCCAGGGCATGGTTGAGTTGGGCAACCTGTTCTCATTCACCCATCTGCGATGGTTGGTTCATTTTCTGGATGATATGCTGTCCCAATGGGTGCATTTGGTTTGGCTTTGGAAATAGGCTTTCGGGCTTTAAACATCCTTGGGCAAATGCAAttctgtttggtgaaaaatctTGGAGGGTCACTGGGAAAAAGCAGTAGGGGTTTAGCTCCAGGCTAGCGAGGAGGAGCATTCAGCTTTCAGCTTTCTCGAGATGCAAAGCCCCGAATTAATGAATGTTTCTAATTTTCATTCTCATCCTCACTCACTAATCATAATTCCATGTTTACCCTGAATTATGATTTTGCTGGGTGTAAATTGTTTCACTCTTTAGTGGACTGTAATACCCGGTAGGTTGTAGGATatttatatagttttttttgggttcttgtCTTATTGCTCGATTACGCGTTTATTCCAGGGTGCATTTCGTGGCGCTCGGTTGATTATGTGTGTGATGATCAGatctgaatctctctctctctgttttttttttagattaaagCTTGTTTAACGGATTTTCTGGAAATGTTGTGGCGATCATGCTTTAAGTATATGTCACTCTTCCGGTTTGCGCTTGATCTGAGAGCTCCAAGCTCGCCAGGGAAATCTCTTTTTTGGTGATGATAGTGCTTCCTGATCTGCAGGTTAAAGTCAGTTCATTTGGTGAATTGTTGATCTTGTCTGGACGAAGCAGTGGAAAGAAAatttggtggattttgggagaAAAGTATGCTTTTGGGctaaattttctcttccttgaCTTGGGTTTGGCTTCTGATCATGAAAGAAATGAGCTGTTTTGGACATTGTAGTTTTTTATCTTCTGGGTGGTGAAGACTGATTGTAATATAGTTCTTGTTTGTGCTCTGACTCGCTTGCAGGGAAAATCAAAGCTTTATGTTTCTCAATCTTGGTAGATATTATTGCTTTACGTTGGGAGTAAACTCCTGCTGCATTATCTAGCAGAACTGTTGAATTCCGTCTATGTGCAAACCCTCTGGTAGTAATGAGCCTAAATGCTCAGTCCAGTGAATCAGATTGACTTCGGCATAGGACTTTGTCGGATTACTTTGCTTACTGTGGTTGCGGGAATACAGCGCAAAATCTGATATTATCACTCTGTTTGCAGGGAGTTCCCACCAGATAGCACCGAGATAGCTCAAACCCTCGCATTCTACTGGCCATTGCTTCTTGGGCAACAACCTTGATAAGATGCACTTCCGTCCGCATGCAGTTGCAGCCCTTTTGGTCCTAAGACTGAATATAGATCTGAGTTGGATGGTCCCTTGTCGCTTGCATTTTTCTGGAATGGAGGTCACTGGCAATGTGTTCCGTCTCAACTGGAACATGTGACTTTTGTGCTAACTCACCTCTAAAACGGCGATTAGCATGTTATGATGCCATCTATGATTGATAGGGTAGGCTTGTTTGGAGGGAGTAGAGAAAATAGCTGGTTGGCTAGGTAGGGTAGCAATTGCACAGTCATCGTTATCTACTTTGTtaaaattggagttttttttctatcaagagTGGAAGCAAACTGAAAAGTCGCGCATCTCCGAAATTTCAACAACCATCCGAACTCGCGCTACAAGATCCACGTATCCAACTCAATCCGCAAAAAAGTTTTGGTCAttgtttttttcaattggaCCTTGTCAAATGCGTTTGCAACAAAGGGCATTTCACTTCTTAAAGCACTTATCAATCGCAGTTTACCAAGTCATACTAAGAATGGCTCAACGCCAGTCCTCTTGCCTCAGAAGCGGCTGGTATTCTTGTGCCGACCAAAACAAAGATTGATCAGCAGAATTGCCTGATGGTTAACACCCACGAGAACACAAAAAATTGAGTTTCAATCAGTTGGTGTCAAAACCCAGCAGACAACAAGAACCTGTAGAAAACATACACGACACAAAGCAATAGGCAATTAGGCACCCCACCAGCCACAGCCAGGTTTGCATCGCAGCCGCAATGGACTTGACAGAACTAGAGAAATATATCCGCTCCCTTCAGATATGAAAACCTGTCCATCTTTTGAAACCGCTCAGACCACTTCCATCATTAACCGCCAAGCCGATTCCAGTCCTCCCTCCGCTGCCAACGCCTCTGTAATACAACCTCCACTCGTCCGCCTCCCCATCCATCTGAACCAGGCACGGACTCCCCACCCCCTCACCATCCCATCCTCCATCTGATCTTCCCAGGATCGCTCCTTCTCCGAGCCTCCTCCAATCCTTCAGCCCGTCCGCGGAGACCGCGGCTCCTATGCTCCTCTCCCCGTGCCGGCCCACGCCTTCGTACACCATCAGGTACCGGCCGTCTTTCTTGCTCTTCACCACGCGGGCATTCGCAGCCCCGCGCTCGTCGAAGCACCCTTTCCTCCCTCCCAATATCTTCCCCAGCTTCAGCCACTTGATGCCGTCCCTCGATCTCGCGATCCCGATGCAGCACTCGCCCTTCTCCGCGTCGAAGGAATGGTAGTACATTCTCAAATCTCCGTTCCCGTGGAACACGACCTGCGGCGAAGATATGAAGAGGGAATCCCACTCGTTCTCCGACCCGACGTCGAACAGAGCTCCGCTGTGATGCTCCCCTTCAAGTCTGGCCCAATACCTGCCATCCTGACTCATGGCCAACCCCGGCAAGGACTTGAAGATCTCCCCTTTTCTGCTGCAGAATCTTTCGGGGTTTTTCACGTCGAGTACCGAAGAATCATCGAAATGCTTGACATTTTCAGAACTATATCCAGTGTAGTAAAGCCAGTAAACAGCACCGGAGGATCTGACCATGTTACTGGACATAATCACTACCTCACTAGGCCTGATGCTCATTGTGTCGAAAGCCCACCAATCTTTGCTGCAATTCAATACC
The genomic region above belongs to Rhodamnia argentea isolate NSW1041297 chromosome 6, ASM2092103v1, whole genome shotgun sequence and contains:
- the LOC115728423 gene encoding uncharacterized protein LOC115728423, producing MISGSRSLRSSLVLPEFRFDSSRHQTSPTMNSFSFLATPTTAHNFTNPTTSLPPCPPPHRPHLLPHHTITFDSRHTLSLVIHCSTKPNADITNGTDKNPSFESSHGSKPQEKSTQSSDNCTTSSSSSASSSTAMLCSRGLVLDLGPANSWDSAEVGSPVVKRFLSDEEERWYMWYHGSSDQDPSSDAIGLAVSSNGIHWERGGGGGGGGAVNSTNIAGLVLNCSKDWWAFDTMSIRPSEVVIMSSNMVRSSGAVYWLYYTGYSSENVKHFDDSSVLDVKNPERFCSRKGEIFKSLPGLAMSQDGRYWARLEGEHHSGALFDVGSENEWDSLFISSPQVVFHGNGDLRMYYHSFDAEKGECCIGIARSRDGIKWLKLGKILGGRKGCFDERGAANARVVKSKKDGRYLMVYEGVGRHGERSIGAAVSADGLKDWRRLGEGAILGRSDGGWDGEGVGSPCLVQMDGEADEWRLYYRGVGSGGRTGIGLAVNDGSGLSGFKRWTGFHI
- the LOC115727518 gene encoding methyltransferase FGSG_00040 isoform X1; translated protein: MEPNVDRYSRPDPKISRESSLHNLNPQQEQHEKLCAAAAVIPFHRTTTREEQQQMLMAEEELLQELRSKANELFLREQWAESSSLYSQLIDLCRVHLSSTDGASDPDKFSKLRKSLCLALANRADASSKLRSLDEALRDCDEALAIESSHFRALVCKGKILLSLSKYSAALECFKSAASLDAQANGNCGTLNACLEKCKMLEYQSRTGNFDLSDWVASGFHREIPELAEYIGPVLIKKSEISGRGLFATKNIDVGTVVLVTRAIAIERGIVMGEDSGSGENKQLVMWKNFIDRVAGCVSKSRRTRHLISTLSSGEDEEGLEVPDLSIFRAEASERDDYPNEKLDMNKILGILDVNSLVEDAISAKVMGRNKDYYGVGLWFLASFVNHSCCPNARRLHVGNHLMVVTSRDVKAGDELTFPYFDVLQPPKKRREAAAPWGFDCSCKRCEFEEKMRSKQELRDIEAGLEGGMDVGGVVYRLEEGMRRWNARGREKGYLRASFWAAYSETYASEKSVKKWGRRIPAAEAVVDSVAEATGSDERVLKVLVEQLSSRSGGGLGGGGVIGEMEKALKLGRGIYGKVVKKQALRGLIEL
- the LOC115727518 gene encoding methyltransferase FGSG_00040 isoform X2 is translated as MEPNVDRYSRPDPKISRESSLHNLNPQQEQHEKLCAAAAQQQMLMAEEELLQELRSKANELFLREQWAESSSLYSQLIDLCRVHLSSTDGASDPDKFSKLRKSLCLALANRADASSKLRSLDEALRDCDEALAIESSHFRALVCKGKILLSLSKYSAALECFKSAASLDAQANGNCGTLNACLEKCKMLEYQSRTGNFDLSDWVASGFHREIPELAEYIGPVLIKKSEISGRGLFATKNIDVGTVVLVTRAIAIERGIVMGEDSGSGENKQLVMWKNFIDRVAGCVSKSRRTRHLISTLSSGEDEEGLEVPDLSIFRAEASERDDYPNEKLDMNKILGILDVNSLVEDAISAKVMGRNKDYYGVGLWFLASFVNHSCCPNARRLHVGNHLMVVTSRDVKAGDELTFPYFDVLQPPKKRREAAAPWGFDCSCKRCEFEEKMRSKQELRDIEAGLEGGMDVGGVVYRLEEGMRRWNARGREKGYLRASFWAAYSETYASEKSVKKWGRRIPAAEAVVDSVAEATGSDERVLKVLVEQLSSRSGGGLGGGGVIGEMEKALKLGRGIYGKVVKKQALRGLIEL
- the LOC115727533 gene encoding mitochondrial uncoupling protein 3 gives rise to the protein MAAATTTSERTSAKILLSSLSAMVAESATFPIDLTKTRLQLHGQSLPSSSSSTRPTATTAFRVAADIVRRQGLLGLYQGLSPAIIRHLFYTPIRIVGYENLRNAVDAGDRSLSLLSKALLGGVSGVVAQVVASPADLVKVRMQADGRMVSRGLQPRYSGPLDAFRKIVREEGVSGLWRGVFPNAQRAFLVNMGELACYDQAKRFVIQNRIAEDNIFAHTLASIMSGLSATALSCPADVVKTRMMNEATYKDGKAVYLSSYDCLVKTVKFEGIKALWKGFFPTWARLGPWQFVFWVSYEKFRTIAGMSSF